ggccaggttgcccagggaagctgtggctgccccatccctggcagtgttgaagggcaggttggatggggcttggagcaacctgggctggtgggaggtgtccctgccatgggtgggactgaatgatctttgaggtcccttccaaccaaaccattccatggctCTATGAAATGTGTGGGCAGGCAGCAGATCCATCTCACCTAAGATGCTTCCATCTGGGATCAGTGCCCTGCTGTGGATTTCAGGCTGCTTGCCCAGTAGATGGTTCAGTGTCCCACCGGAAAAACTGGGTGGATGAAATAGCTTTGTGAAAGCTGCATGTTCTGCACAAAGTCTGTTCCCTTCCTGCTTTCAGACCTTACCCCTCCCTCAAAGATGCGTCGCCAAGATGGTTGCCAGGTGAGACAAGTCTGCATTCCCCCTCCCAAAGTCTTGGTGAGGACTTGTCCTGTGAGGAGACGCGTGGATTCCTGTGGCAACATCTGTAACTCCCGGAGCTTGCGCCCGCGCCTCAACCCCTGCTGCTATGCTACAGTTCCCCAGGGCACCACCACCTACCTGAACCTGGGTGCTCTGGGGGTAACCCAGGGTGCCCAGTGCCTGGATCCCTGTCGCCTTGGGGTCACCCCCTGTGAAGTGGCCAAGTGCAGGACTCCATGTGCCAACCCCTGCATCTGCAAGGTGACAGAGTGCAGCACCAGATGCCAAGAGTCCTGCTGTGAAGATGTCACCAAGTGCACCACCACCTGCAAAGATCCCTGCTGCCAGGACATCACCAAGTGCACCACCAGATGTGTGGACCCTTGCTGCCAGGAGGTCACCAAGTGCACCACCAGGTGTGTGGACCCTTGCTGCCAGGAGGTCACCAAGTGCACCACCAGGTGTGTAGACCCTTGCTGCCAGGAGGTCACCAAGTGCACCACCAGGTGTGTAGACCCTTGCTGCCAGGACGTCACCAAGTGCACCACCAGGTGTGTAGACCCTTGCTGCCAGGATGTCACCAAGTGCACCACCAGATGTGTGGacccttgctgccaagaggtCACCAAGTGCACCACCAGGTGTGTAGAGCCTTGCTGCCAGGAAGTCACCAAGTGCACCACCAGGTGTGTAGACCCTTGCTGCCAGGAAGTCACCAAGTGCACCACCAGGTGTGTAGACCCTTGCTGCCAGGAAGTCACCAAGTGCACCACCAGGTGTGTAGACCCTTGCTGCCAGGAAGTCACCAAGTGTGCCACCACCTGCGTTGACCCTTGCTGCCAGGAGGTCACCAAGTGCACCACCAGATGTGTAGACCCTTGCTGCCAGCAAGTCACCAAGTGCATCACCAGATGTGTAGATCCATGCTGCAGACCTGTGACCAGATGTGCTACCACATGTGTGGATCCATGCTGCAACCAAGTGGCCAAATGCACCACCAGGCGCATTGATCCATGCTGTGGAGGCGTCACCAGATGCACCACGACATGTGTGGATCCATGCTGTGACAGGGTGCCCAAGTGCACCACCAGGTGTGTGAATCCATGCTATGAAGCTTTGGCCAGATACATTTCTCAGTCTGTGGATCCCTGCTGTGGGCAAGTGACTAGATACACCACCAGATGTGTGGACCCTTGCTGCCAGGAGGTCACCAAGTGCACCACCAGATGTGTGGACCCTTGCTGCCAGGAGGTCACCAAGTGCACCACCAGGTGTGTGGACCCTTGCTGCCAGGAGGTCACCAAGTGCACTACCAGGTGTGTGGACCCTTGCTGCCAGGAGGTCACCAAGTGCACCACCAGGTGTGTAGATCCTTGCTGCCAGGAGGTCACCAAGTGCACCACCAGATGTGTGGACCCTTGCTGTCAGGAGGTCACCAAGTGCACCACCAGGTGTGTAGATCCTTGCTGCCAGGAGGTCACCAAGTGCACCACCAGGTGTGTAGATCCTTGCTGCCAGGAGGTCACCAAGTGTGCCACCACCTGCGTTGACCCTTGCTGCCAGGAGGTGACCAAGTGCACCACCAGGTGTGTGGACCCTTGCTGCCAGGAGGTGGCCAAATGCACCACCAGGTGTGTAGATCCTTGCTGCCAGGAGGTGGCCAAATGCATCACCAGGTGTGTGGAtccctgctgtggggctgttcaggctgTGACCAGGTGTGTTGACTCCTGTCCCACCCCATGCCTTGCAC
This sequence is a window from Apus apus isolate bApuApu2 chromosome 27, bApuApu2.pri.cur, whole genome shotgun sequence. Protein-coding genes within it:
- the LOC127394915 gene encoding keratin-associated protein 10-7-like, translating into MRRQDGCQVRQVCIPPPKVLVRTCPVRRRVDSCGNICNSRSLRPRLNPCCYATVPQGTTTYLNLGALGVTQGAQCLDPCRLGVTPCEVAKCRTPCANPCICKVTECSTRCQESCCEDVTKCTTTCKDPCCQDITKCTTRCVDPCCQEVTKCTTRCVDPCCQEVTKCTTRCVDPCCQEVTKCTTRCVDPCCQDVTKCTTRCVDPCCQDVTKCTTRCVDPCCQEVTKCTTRCVEPCCQEVTKCTTRCVDPCCQEVTKCTTRCVDPCCQEVTKCTTRCVDPCCQEVTKCATTCVDPCCQEVTKCTTRCVDPCCQQVTKCITRCVDPCCRPVTRCATTCVDPCCNQVAKCTTRRIDPCCGGVTRCTTTCVDPCCDRVPKCTTRCVNPCYEALARYISQSVDPCCGQVTRYTTRCVDPCCQEVTKCTTRCVDPCCQEVTKCTTRCVDPCCQEVTKCTTRCVDPCCQEVTKCTTRCVDPCCQEVTKCTTRCVDPCCQEVTKCTTRCVDPCCQEVTKCTTRCVDPCCQEVTKCATTCVDPCCQEVTKCTTRCVDPCCQEVAKCTTRCVDPCCQEVAKCITRCVDPCCGAVQAVTRCVDSCPTPCLARPVPLCVDLGSSFCAPRCSISCGDVCFRKYKCRAP